The Stygiolobus azoricus genome window below encodes:
- a CDS encoding NOB1 family endonuclease: MKRIIFDTAGFLAGLENLFPLVYTTPDVIEEVRDSNSVNLLDLSINSGKIIIQYPSRESVNYVNKTLHQIKESELSQTDISVIALAHELRPSVVFTDDLSVQNVLLYLDIEFNSVKLGFKMKNKKKVVYKCEACGRIFKKKLTECPYCGYKIVEIREK, from the coding sequence ATGAAAAGGATAATATTCGATACAGCGGGTTTTCTGGCAGGACTTGAGAACCTATTTCCCTTAGTTTATACAACACCAGATGTAATAGAAGAAGTAAGAGATTCGAACTCAGTAAATTTATTGGATTTATCTATTAATTCAGGAAAAATAATTATACAATATCCATCTAGAGAATCAGTGAATTACGTCAACAAGACTTTACATCAAATAAAGGAAAGTGAATTATCACAAACGGATATCAGTGTGATTGCCTTAGCACACGAATTAAGACCCTCGGTAGTATTTACCGACGATTTAAGCGTACAAAACGTACTATTGTATCTTGATATAGAATTTAACTCCGTAAAATTAGGATTTAAGATGAAGAACAAGAAAAAAGTAGTATATAAGTGTGAGGCTTGTGGTAGAATTTTTAAGAAAAAACTTACAGAGTGCCCTTATTGTGGATATAAAATAGTTGAGATTAGAGAAAAATAA
- a CDS encoding NAD(+)/NADH kinase → MLLKILTKNSPDAIEFSEKVKKLAEEMGFKITEGNNHDLVIVIGGDGTLLKAVKLNSPVIGIKFGRRSALLDINPENVKDVLVRLKNGDYIVDEYVMLNLRTKQTRAVAFNEVAILFDNPETILGSVSVGEKKIIFEGDGVLASTPQGSWAWSYSATRTLLHKGVNGIEITFMNCIVPDMRNIIIPMKEKVTIKLEDKGRPQIAKIIVDGEVVGYLRSGEDEEAIITEHERKAKILRFYKRIDLGYL, encoded by the coding sequence ATGTTACTCAAAATACTTACAAAAAACTCGCCAGATGCTATTGAATTTAGTGAAAAAGTTAAGAAATTAGCAGAAGAAATGGGATTTAAAATAACCGAAGGAAATAACCATGATCTTGTTATTGTGATAGGCGGTGATGGTACATTACTTAAAGCTGTCAAATTAAACTCCCCAGTTATAGGAATCAAGTTCGGTAGAAGATCAGCCTTATTAGATATAAATCCAGAAAACGTAAAAGATGTTTTGGTTAGGCTAAAAAACGGTGATTATATAGTAGATGAGTATGTAATGTTGAACTTGAGGACTAAACAGACTAGAGCCGTGGCATTCAACGAGGTAGCTATATTATTTGATAATCCTGAGACTATTCTAGGCAGCGTCAGTGTGGGAGAAAAGAAAATTATATTTGAAGGAGACGGTGTATTGGCTTCTACCCCTCAAGGAAGCTGGGCTTGGAGTTATTCAGCTACAAGAACTCTACTTCATAAAGGTGTGAACGGTATTGAAATTACTTTTATGAACTGTATAGTTCCAGATATGCGGAATATTATTATCCCTATGAAGGAGAAAGTCACTATTAAGTTAGAAGATAAAGGACGCCCTCAAATAGCTAAAATAATAGTAGATGGTGAAGTAGTAGGGTATTTAAGGAGTGGTGAAGACGAGGAGGCTATAATTACCGAACATGAAAGAAAAGCTAAAATTCTACGTTTCTATAAAAGAATTGACCTAGGTTACCTGTAA
- a CDS encoding NAD(P)/FAD-dependent oxidoreductase has protein sequence MVVIGGGPVGLYATFYAGLRDMKVALIDAQDELGGQLVTLYPEKMVYDVGGFPGILAYDLAQNLIEQAKMFSPEIRVKEWADTLQRTNDNMWIVKTDKGTEFKTKTVLIAAGIGKITPTRLGAKGEVEYENKGVYYTVRRKKDFEGKRVLIVGGGDSAVDWALTLAPIAKSVTLIHRRDQFRAHERSVKQLYQVATVYTWHELKEVQGDGNKVTHAVIFDNRTKEEKVLDVDAVIISIGHKGDLGNMLKWGLNMKGRDIITNAKMETNLPGVYAAGDIASQEGAPKLALIAVGFGQAAIAVSVAKKYVDPNASLFAGHSSEMDKFKK, from the coding sequence ATGGTAGTTATTGGCGGAGGCCCAGTAGGTCTATATGCTACTTTTTATGCAGGATTAAGGGATATGAAGGTTGCTCTTATAGATGCACAAGATGAGTTAGGGGGACAGCTTGTCACTCTATATCCTGAAAAGATGGTTTATGATGTTGGAGGTTTCCCTGGTATATTAGCATACGATTTAGCTCAAAATCTAATCGAACAAGCTAAGATGTTCTCTCCAGAAATAAGAGTAAAAGAGTGGGCTGACACTCTTCAGAGGACTAACGATAATATGTGGATAGTAAAGACTGACAAAGGGACGGAATTTAAGACAAAGACAGTGCTAATTGCAGCTGGAATTGGGAAAATAACCCCAACTAGGCTAGGTGCTAAGGGTGAGGTAGAATACGAGAATAAAGGAGTTTATTACACTGTTAGGAGGAAGAAGGACTTTGAGGGTAAGAGAGTACTGATTGTAGGAGGTGGAGACTCGGCGGTTGATTGGGCCTTAACCCTAGCACCTATAGCTAAGTCCGTGACGTTAATTCACAGAAGAGATCAGTTTAGGGCTCACGAAAGGAGCGTAAAGCAGCTATATCAAGTCGCCACAGTCTATACTTGGCACGAGTTAAAGGAAGTTCAAGGCGACGGTAATAAGGTTACTCATGCAGTAATTTTTGACAACAGAACAAAGGAGGAGAAAGTGCTAGATGTAGACGCTGTCATTATTAGCATAGGACACAAAGGAGACTTAGGTAACATGCTAAAGTGGGGACTTAATATGAAAGGAAGGGATATAATAACTAACGCAAAGATGGAAACCAATTTGCCTGGAGTATATGCTGCTGGTGATATCGCGAGCCAAGAAGGTGCGCCAAAGCTGGCTCTAATTGCAGTTGGTTTCGGACAAGCTGCTATAGCTGTAAGCGTAGCTAAAAAGTATGTGGATCCAAATGCATCATTATTTGCGGGACACAGTTCTGAGATGGATAAGTTTAAGAAGTAA
- a CDS encoding methyltransferase domain-containing protein, which translates to MTSKRTTPRLNEIIKGVRSYYIIGDIALVSPKEEVNKEELAEALMKINPRIKSVFIRKKVKGELRVNELVFAGGEYKTTTVYKETGLRFKVDISKVYVNVSLSSERDKLEKEVECKKVLADLFTSYGAIAIHLARKCNYVIAGDLNIDGLYLLKESLNLNKLKGNIDIVQYDAHYLPFRDKSVDIGVADNPTMIESFKSEVCRVCKEAIFYILCKSKDEATQKLGEADWVRVNDYSKDLFIFKGRVRCDNEKS; encoded by the coding sequence TTGACAAGCAAAAGGACTACCCCTAGGCTGAACGAGATTATAAAAGGAGTCAGAAGCTACTACATAATCGGAGACATTGCACTAGTCTCTCCAAAAGAAGAAGTTAACAAAGAGGAATTAGCTGAAGCGTTGATGAAGATAAACCCTCGTATAAAATCAGTTTTTATTCGTAAGAAAGTCAAGGGAGAATTGAGAGTTAATGAACTAGTATTCGCTGGTGGTGAGTACAAGACTACTACGGTTTACAAGGAGACTGGTCTTAGATTCAAAGTTGATATTTCAAAAGTTTATGTTAATGTGTCTTTATCTTCTGAAAGAGACAAACTCGAAAAAGAAGTAGAGTGTAAAAAGGTATTAGCGGATCTGTTTACAAGTTATGGTGCAATAGCTATACATTTAGCTAGGAAATGCAACTACGTAATTGCTGGAGACTTAAATATCGACGGTCTATATCTTTTGAAGGAGTCTTTAAACCTCAACAAATTAAAGGGGAACATAGATATAGTGCAATACGACGCTCATTACTTACCCTTTAGGGATAAGAGCGTAGATATAGGAGTTGCTGATAATCCTACTATGATTGAATCCTTTAAGAGCGAAGTTTGTAGAGTATGTAAGGAGGCGATTTTTTACATTTTATGTAAGTCTAAGGACGAAGCTACTCAAAAACTAGGTGAAGCTGATTGGGTAAGAGTTAACGATTATTCTAAGGATCTCTTCATTTTTAAGGGGAGAGTTAGATGTGATAATGAAAAGAGTTAG
- a CDS encoding DUF371 domain-containing protein → MIDVIKAKGHYNVKATHKTTLEVTKDSFLTPRGDCIIGINADKGASQLDERVKDEIRRDTSYIYAVIVVNGIYDIVSGRGSSQLQLTNPNKIIIRKSTFISDSTIMLNADKSAKDIDRRIIKKLQQGSDLTLFIITSNSPLKNEEILRIIVNSYPISFT, encoded by the coding sequence ATGATTGACGTAATTAAGGCTAAAGGACATTATAACGTTAAAGCTACCCATAAAACTACTTTAGAAGTTACCAAAGATAGCTTTCTAACCCCTAGGGGAGATTGTATAATAGGAATAAACGCGGACAAGGGAGCTTCCCAACTCGACGAAAGGGTCAAGGACGAGATTAGGAGGGATACTAGTTATATATATGCCGTTATTGTGGTAAATGGAATATACGACATTGTTTCGGGTAGAGGGTCGAGTCAGTTGCAACTAACCAATCCTAATAAAATAATAATCAGGAAATCTACCTTCATCTCAGACAGTACAATTATGTTAAACGCTGACAAATCTGCGAAAGACATAGACAGAAGAATAATTAAGAAATTACAACAAGGTTCAGACCTAACTCTTTTCATTATCACATCTAACTCTCCCCTTAAAAATGAAGAGATCCTTAGAATAATCGTTAACTCTTACCCAATCAGCTTCACCTAG
- a CDS encoding YhbY family RNA-binding protein, with protein sequence MVGSEDIPLKRLIKEAKASHADVRIGKKGVTEEVIKEIKRRLNEHKVVKVKIGIEVEDRREFARLIAEKANAKLIEIRGYTFILAKKND encoded by the coding sequence GTGGTTGGGTCAGAAGATATCCCGTTAAAAAGACTGATAAAGGAGGCTAAAGCTAGCCACGCCGATGTTAGAATAGGAAAGAAAGGAGTTACTGAAGAAGTGATTAAAGAAATAAAACGGAGGCTAAATGAACATAAAGTAGTAAAAGTGAAAATAGGAATAGAAGTAGAAGACAGAAGAGAATTTGCTAGATTAATAGCTGAGAAGGCTAACGCAAAGTTGATAGAAATAAGAGGTTATACGTTTATACTAGCTAAGAAAAATGATTGA
- a CDS encoding ribonuclease P protein component 4 — protein sequence MKIKVVKEHRKRALELIDMAEQIVKEGDIELARRYVRLALTYSSKFRFKLPLVYKRKICRKCFVPLIPGLTERRRIKNKVIVRTCIYCGWVRRYPVKKTDKGG from the coding sequence ATGAAAATAAAAGTAGTAAAAGAACATAGGAAGAGAGCTTTAGAACTTATTGACATGGCTGAGCAAATTGTAAAAGAAGGAGATATAGAACTAGCGAGGAGATATGTACGATTGGCATTAACATATTCAAGTAAATTCAGATTTAAGCTTCCATTAGTCTATAAGAGAAAAATTTGTAGAAAGTGTTTCGTGCCTTTAATTCCGGGGCTAACAGAACGTAGGAGGATAAAAAATAAAGTTATAGTTAGAACATGTATATACTGTGGTTGGGTCAGAAGATATCCCGTTAAAAAGACTGATAAAGGAGGCTAA
- a CDS encoding 16S rRNA methyltransferase encodes MNLILLDSSLELIPKEILSHPAVIVNAKKREKDPRYMILDKSLHYSAMAKLKDKEKRGRPDIVHLSLLNFLYLEDEIKGEVFIHTIDGKIISVRNDTRIPKNYERFVSLMEQLLRYGKVPVDSDKPFMEITSESLGSLKKKYKLAVLSENGEKVSLKKICELGENWLIGVGAFPHGDFSEEVKVNADVFYSITDRVLEAHQVICRLSSACLLFLGFLRI; translated from the coding sequence ATTAATCTCATCTTATTGGACTCTTCCCTTGAACTGATACCAAAAGAAATCTTATCTCATCCGGCAGTCATAGTAAACGCTAAGAAAAGAGAAAAGGATCCGCGTTACATGATCTTAGACAAATCACTCCATTACAGTGCAATGGCTAAGCTTAAGGACAAGGAGAAGAGGGGCAGACCGGACATTGTTCACTTATCACTGCTGAATTTCTTGTATTTGGAGGACGAGATAAAAGGTGAAGTCTTCATACACACAATAGACGGGAAAATAATCAGTGTGAGAAATGATACTAGAATACCTAAGAACTACGAAAGGTTCGTGAGCTTAATGGAACAGTTGCTAAGATATGGTAAAGTCCCGGTAGATTCGGATAAGCCTTTTATGGAGATTACAAGTGAGAGTTTAGGTTCTCTAAAAAAGAAGTATAAGCTAGCAGTCCTTTCTGAAAACGGAGAAAAAGTATCTTTAAAGAAGATTTGCGAGCTAGGTGAAAATTGGTTAATAGGTGTTGGAGCGTTTCCTCATGGAGACTTCTCAGAAGAAGTAAAGGTAAATGCGGATGTTTTTTACTCAATTACTGATAGAGTTTTAGAAGCCCATCAAGTAATATGTAGACTGTCATCTGCTTGTCTCTTATTTCTTGGGTTCCTTAGAATTTGA
- a CDS encoding menaquinone biosynthesis family protein: MVTIKVGPLADSGDLYPFIPLIEGKVKPEGINLEFEVITTVQDTNEKVLKKDVDVAVPSAAMYPYIQQDYYVIGEAVASAIDGITGMPILSTSPLTLEDLKNSRVIVHGHNTTAYTLYKLLIGKYRKLVIIKKVLDEIKGLGKEGDVLVAVHELKMMYALEKLGIKVHRIASMWELWKQVAGNAPMPMGMVVVNKDLGKDIAIKFKEAYLKSKAYAEKHLDEIIKKDAEIMREAHNENIEEEIIRKTIWADIQEYNVPLADVKRGLETFYKLTAERGILPKVINLDII; this comes from the coding sequence ATGGTAACAATAAAAGTTGGACCATTAGCAGACTCAGGAGACCTATACCCATTTATACCATTAATTGAGGGGAAAGTAAAGCCCGAGGGGATTAACTTAGAATTTGAAGTGATTACAACCGTACAAGATACTAACGAGAAGGTTTTGAAAAAAGATGTAGATGTAGCTGTACCATCTGCTGCAATGTATCCTTATATTCAGCAAGATTATTACGTGATAGGGGAAGCCGTAGCTTCAGCCATAGACGGGATAACCGGAATGCCCATTTTATCTACGTCGCCTTTAACCCTAGAAGACTTAAAGAATTCCAGAGTTATAGTACATGGCCATAATACAACAGCATATACCTTGTACAAGCTGCTTATAGGTAAGTATAGAAAGCTTGTTATAATTAAAAAAGTCCTTGATGAGATAAAAGGATTAGGTAAAGAAGGAGATGTATTAGTTGCTGTACATGAACTGAAAATGATGTATGCCTTAGAAAAATTAGGGATCAAAGTGCACAGAATTGCTAGCATGTGGGAGTTATGGAAGCAAGTTGCCGGAAACGCTCCCATGCCTATGGGAATGGTAGTAGTGAATAAAGATCTAGGTAAGGATATAGCTATAAAGTTCAAAGAAGCCTATCTAAAGAGTAAAGCTTATGCAGAAAAACATTTGGACGAAATTATAAAGAAAGATGCTGAAATTATGAGAGAAGCTCATAATGAAAATATAGAAGAAGAAATTATTAGAAAGACCATATGGGCTGATATTCAAGAATATAACGTACCTTTAGCGGACGTAAAGAGGGGCTTAGAGACTTTCTATAAACTTACTGCCGAAAGAGGAATACTACCTAAAGTAATAAATCTTGATATAATTTAG
- a CDS encoding DUF84 family protein — protein MFVAVGSTNKAKVEAVKEALRIIGMKAEVKAVKVDPEVPPQPVCNQTFVGAKTRAYKALRYTNADIGIGIEGGVFYYENRMLAYAVVYAASKEGIENFAFSASFPLPPSMTSLLVEGKELGEVTDIIFSTKESKQSEGAIGYLTKMHITRKDLYVQPVVIALYPFYNNVD, from the coding sequence ATGTTTGTTGCGGTAGGTTCTACAAACAAGGCAAAGGTAGAGGCTGTCAAGGAAGCTCTCAGAATTATAGGTATGAAAGCTGAAGTTAAAGCCGTAAAAGTAGACCCGGAAGTACCTCCTCAACCAGTTTGCAATCAAACTTTTGTAGGTGCTAAAACTAGGGCTTACAAAGCGTTAAGATACACAAATGCTGATATTGGAATAGGAATAGAGGGCGGTGTATTTTATTATGAAAATAGAATGTTGGCCTATGCAGTGGTTTATGCAGCAAGTAAAGAAGGGATAGAGAATTTCGCGTTTTCAGCATCTTTTCCTTTACCTCCCTCAATGACTTCACTTTTAGTCGAAGGAAAGGAGTTAGGTGAAGTTACAGATATTATATTCTCTACGAAAGAGAGTAAACAGAGTGAAGGTGCAATAGGGTACTTAACTAAAATGCATATAACTCGTAAAGATCTTTACGTTCAACCTGTTGTAATAGCCTTATATCCTTTTTACAATAATGTAGATTAA
- a CDS encoding FAD-dependent oxidoreductase — MANKKRVLILGAGFAGLTVAHRLRENIPDKADVIIISESDRVYDNTIFPALLTDDVKIEKTYFLASQKLPSRGIEFIESKVLEIRPESNEVKTDKGTFDYDYLVVALGGAYEENFNKIKGHENAFMHHTLEGFLGIKKVVEEKDEITSFIGNAMNSPIEGPSYQVAFILEYLGRKLGKRVTVYLGTQSPKGMFGMLPVDWISKQVNEYAEKKEGLS; from the coding sequence ATGGCAAATAAAAAGAGAGTTCTAATACTAGGGGCTGGATTTGCTGGCTTAACTGTTGCTCACCGTTTGAGGGAAAATATTCCAGATAAAGCTGACGTTATAATTATTTCAGAATCAGATCGAGTTTACGACAATACAATATTTCCAGCTCTGCTTACAGACGATGTAAAAATTGAAAAAACGTATTTTCTTGCATCTCAAAAATTACCGTCAAGAGGTATTGAGTTCATCGAAAGTAAGGTCTTAGAAATACGACCAGAGTCTAATGAAGTAAAGACAGATAAAGGCACATTTGATTATGATTACTTAGTTGTTGCTCTAGGCGGAGCTTATGAAGAAAACTTCAATAAGATTAAGGGCCATGAAAATGCATTTATGCATCACACACTTGAGGGATTTTTAGGTATAAAAAAGGTTGTAGAAGAAAAAGACGAAATAACATCATTCATAGGTAATGCAATGAACAGTCCTATTGAAGGTCCCTCCTATCAAGTTGCCTTTATACTGGAATACTTGGGTAGAAAACTGGGGAAGAGGGTAACAGTGTATCTAGGTACACAAAGCCCTAAAGGTATGTTCGGGATGTTACCGGTAGATTGGATTTCAAAACAAGTGAACGAATACGCTGAAAAAAAAGAGGGATTAAGTTAA
- the trxA gene encoding thioredoxin — MNEENDPELQKLLEEKAKKLAKVASKKEEQMREPVVHLDSSNFDSFINSHKVSVVDFWAEWCAPCLILAPIIEELAHDYPQVGFGKVNSDENPDISARYGVMSLPTVIFFKNGEPVDEVLGAVPREEIETRIKALLGE, encoded by the coding sequence ATGAACGAGGAAAATGATCCTGAGTTACAAAAGCTTTTGGAGGAAAAAGCTAAAAAACTAGCTAAAGTAGCATCTAAAAAAGAAGAGCAGATGAGAGAGCCAGTAGTACATCTTGATTCCAGTAACTTTGACTCTTTCATAAACTCACATAAGGTTTCTGTTGTAGACTTTTGGGCTGAGTGGTGCGCTCCTTGCCTTATATTAGCACCTATAATTGAAGAGCTAGCACATGATTACCCACAAGTAGGTTTTGGAAAAGTTAACAGTGATGAGAATCCAGATATCTCAGCCAGATATGGGGTAATGAGCTTACCTACAGTTATATTCTTCAAGAACGGAGAACCAGTAGATGAAGTGTTGGGAGCAGTTCCTAGAGAAGAGATAGAGACAAGAATTAAGGCATTGCTAGGTGAATAA
- a CDS encoding FAD-dependent oxidoreductase — MVETIIVGGGIVGAVVADKLQDMNKDVKIIEKERKVKQLNSNRSIWAIIPPLCGDLMEKCLSSIDYYVQLSHKYGVIYKEMSVISDKQIGREISMNKLKEIEPDVTVPESIKMYIYERALYLDGEKLLEKLTKNIMINEEVIGYEIKDNKITKLHLSSGENISVNGDVIFSTGYLTGKLFDIKDLEVYKGHLISSSSSFTLNNIFFYNGKIFLKRRSSEVIISSDAEKTTDNKINYEKVKDAVNTVNSIYPLSHRILVSVGFRTASSSKKYVIEKIAENALVITGFRFGFAMAPFIVDEALGLLKSGSS, encoded by the coding sequence ATGGTTGAAACTATCATAGTAGGTGGAGGAATTGTAGGTGCTGTCGTCGCTGATAAACTTCAAGATATGAACAAAGATGTGAAGATTATAGAAAAAGAACGTAAAGTTAAACAGCTTAACTCCAACCGGAGCATATGGGCTATTATACCACCATTATGTGGTGACTTAATGGAAAAGTGTTTATCTTCAATAGATTATTATGTGCAGTTATCACATAAGTACGGTGTTATATACAAGGAAATGAGTGTTATATCAGATAAACAGATAGGGAGAGAAATTTCGATGAACAAATTGAAAGAGATAGAACCTGATGTTACCGTACCTGAGAGTATAAAAATGTACATATACGAAAGGGCTCTTTATTTAGATGGAGAGAAACTTTTAGAAAAGCTAACGAAAAATATTATGATAAATGAGGAAGTAATCGGATACGAGATTAAGGATAATAAGATAACGAAATTACACCTTTCGTCAGGAGAGAATATTTCGGTGAATGGGGACGTTATTTTCTCTACCGGTTATCTCACTGGAAAACTTTTTGATATCAAAGATCTCGAGGTCTATAAGGGTCATTTGATCTCGAGTTCTTCTTCCTTCACTTTAAATAATATCTTCTTTTACAACGGTAAGATATTCTTAAAGAGAAGAAGTTCAGAAGTTATTATCAGCTCGGATGCAGAGAAAACCACAGATAATAAGATAAACTATGAGAAAGTAAAAGATGCGGTGAATACAGTTAACTCCATATATCCATTGAGTCATCGAATTTTAGTTAGCGTAGGTTTCAGGACAGCTTCGAGCAGCAAAAAGTATGTTATTGAGAAAATTGCTGAAAATGCGCTAGTTATTACTGGATTTAGATTTGGGTTTGCAATGGCTCCCTTTATTGTGGATGAGGCTTTAGGTCTTCTAAAGAGTGGGTCGTCATGA
- a CDS encoding D-aminoacyl-tRNA deacylase: MRVNFLLSIKDPVGITIKKLGYKFDEIEDDVIDFRYDKGDVIIIFSRHESSSKTPSLTVHYPGNPGSNAFGGEPFKLGIAFPKLLSSIFREILSLPVNIQKAIEATHHGPTYQTHPVIFVEIGSDITYWQNENLVKMMVEATLRGVDKLDQTVCEEIIAGVGGTHYTPYFSKISTSKCIGHVVSKYYLNEINQEVVRQVIMNSVEKVDKIIFDNVNSSIKNKIVEYIKWIDSNIKLESR, from the coding sequence ATGAGAGTCAATTTCTTATTATCTATAAAAGACCCTGTAGGAATTACGATTAAAAAACTAGGGTATAAGTTTGATGAAATAGAAGATGATGTGATAGATTTCAGGTACGACAAGGGAGACGTTATTATTATATTCTCACGTCATGAGAGCTCTTCTAAGACTCCTTCATTAACTGTTCATTACCCTGGAAATCCGGGATCTAATGCTTTTGGAGGAGAACCTTTTAAACTAGGGATAGCCTTTCCTAAATTATTATCCTCAATTTTTAGAGAGATATTAAGTTTACCCGTGAATATCCAAAAGGCTATTGAAGCTACTCATCATGGTCCCACGTATCAGACTCATCCGGTGATCTTTGTTGAGATAGGTAGCGATATAACTTACTGGCAGAACGAGAACCTTGTGAAAATGATGGTTGAGGCTACTTTGAGAGGTGTGGATAAGTTAGATCAAACCGTATGTGAAGAAATTATTGCGGGAGTAGGAGGGACTCACTATACACCTTATTTTTCGAAGATAAGTACTTCTAAATGTATAGGGCATGTGGTATCCAAATATTACTTAAACGAGATAAACCAAGAGGTAGTGAGGCAAGTTATCATGAATTCTGTTGAGAAAGTAGATAAAATAATATTCGATAACGTTAATTCTTCCATTAAGAATAAAATTGTAGAGTATATAAAATGGATCGATAGTAATATAAAACTAGAGTCTAGATAG
- a CDS encoding 2,3-diphosphoglycerate-dependent phosphoglycerate mutase — MVVIVFIRHAQSVSNVQRILSDDINKYPLTDEGRQQAKETAKELRKIPTVTRLYSSPILRAYQTASIIGEELGLVPIIDDRLRERELGEFNNFRIDEINNWRVKVYKREISAKGLEPWEILMKRIVSFVEDTIKKEEGTIIAVSHYDPIRAFLSYLIDLDDISSWGISLPNSSISIVKCNDENAKNCKIICIGTPILTTEILSRL, encoded by the coding sequence ATGGTTGTTATAGTGTTTATTCGACATGCCCAATCAGTCTCAAATGTTCAAAGAATTCTTTCCGACGATATAAACAAATACCCACTGACTGACGAAGGTAGACAACAAGCTAAAGAGACCGCTAAAGAGTTAAGGAAAATCCCAACAGTAACGAGACTTTATAGTAGTCCTATACTAAGGGCTTACCAAACTGCATCGATAATAGGAGAGGAGTTAGGCCTAGTGCCAATCATAGATGATAGATTAAGAGAGAGGGAATTAGGCGAATTCAATAACTTTAGAATTGACGAAATCAATAACTGGAGAGTAAAAGTTTACAAAAGAGAAATCTCGGCTAAAGGATTAGAGCCATGGGAGATCTTGATGAAGAGGATAGTTAGCTTCGTAGAAGATACTATTAAGAAAGAGGAAGGAACAATTATCGCCGTAAGTCATTACGACCCGATTAGGGCTTTTCTATCATATCTTATAGATTTAGACGACATTAGTTCTTGGGGAATTTCACTACCAAATTCAAGCATAAGTATAGTCAAATGCAATGACGAGAATGCAAAAAACTGCAAGATAATCTGTATCGGAACTCCTATTTTAACAACTGAAATCCTATCTAGACTCTAG
- a CDS encoding CBS domain-containing protein: METKVGIVGNKVIHVIRDTDPISLAAKELKEHNIGALVVIDNNNKIVGIFTERDLVKVVADGRTDAKVSDYMTRNVIGVTEDTDIVDALEVMLDHGFRHLPILSKDGKITGLVSIRDLVKSLLDPHVFQFKKEASEVKGSGYICPVCGLEIDEFGYCGCGTGSG; this comes from the coding sequence ATGGAGACAAAAGTAGGAATTGTAGGGAATAAGGTGATTCACGTCATAAGAGATACTGATCCTATATCACTAGCAGCAAAAGAGCTTAAAGAACATAACATAGGTGCACTTGTAGTAATAGATAATAATAATAAGATAGTCGGAATATTCACAGAAAGGGATCTAGTTAAAGTAGTTGCTGATGGCAGGACTGATGCAAAAGTGTCTGATTACATGACTAGAAATGTAATAGGAGTTACAGAAGATACAGACATAGTAGACGCACTAGAAGTTATGCTAGATCATGGTTTTAGACACCTGCCGATTTTAAGTAAAGACGGAAAGATAACCGGATTAGTGAGTATAAGAGATTTAGTGAAATCTTTATTAGACCCTCATGTATTTCAATTTAAAAAAGAGGCTTCGGAAGTCAAGGGTTCTGGTTATATATGTCCAGTCTGTGGATTAGAAATTGATGAATTTGGATATTGTGGTTGTGGCACAGGCTCTGGATAA